One Antarctobacter heliothermus DNA segment encodes these proteins:
- the pstB gene encoding phosphate ABC transporter ATP-binding protein PstB, giving the protein MYDVPTNMESNVEQQDIKISARKVQVYYGTNHAIKDVDCEIQDKTVTAFIGPSGCGKSTFLRCLNRMNDSIDICRIEGDITIDGQDIYDKRVDPVQLRAKVGMVFQKPNPFPKSIYDNVAYGPRIHGLAKNKADLDVIVERSLRRAAIWEEVKDRLDGPGTGLSGGQQQRLCIARAVATEPEVLLMDEPCSALDPIATSQVEELIDELRQEYSVVIVTHSMQQAARVSQKTAFFHLGHLVEYGDTGKIFTNPVDSRTESYITGRIG; this is encoded by the coding sequence ATGTACGACGTACCGACGAATATGGAGAGCAACGTGGAGCAGCAGGACATCAAGATCAGCGCCCGCAAGGTGCAGGTCTATTACGGCACCAACCATGCCATCAAAGACGTGGACTGCGAGATCCAGGACAAGACCGTGACCGCCTTTATCGGTCCATCGGGTTGTGGCAAATCCACCTTTTTGCGCTGCTTGAACCGGATGAACGACAGCATCGACATTTGCCGCATCGAAGGCGACATCACGATCGATGGTCAGGACATCTATGACAAGCGCGTCGACCCGGTTCAATTGCGCGCCAAGGTCGGCATGGTGTTCCAGAAACCGAACCCGTTTCCCAAGTCGATCTATGACAATGTTGCTTATGGCCCGCGTATCCACGGTCTGGCCAAGAACAAGGCCGATCTGGACGTGATCGTCGAGCGCTCACTGCGCCGCGCGGCGATCTGGGAAGAGGTCAAGGACCGGCTGGACGGGCCGGGCACTGGCCTGTCGGGTGGTCAGCAACAGCGCCTGTGCATCGCGCGCGCCGTGGCGACCGAACCCGAGGTTCTTTTGATGGACGAACCCTGTTCAGCGCTGGACCCCATCGCCACCAGCCAGGTTGAGGAACTGATTGACGAACTGCGGCAAGAGTATTCGGTGGTCATCGTGACACACTCGATGCAACAGGCCGCGCGCGTCAGCCAGAAGACGGCGTTCTTTCACCTTGGCCATCTGGTGGAATACGGCGACACCGGCAAGATCTTTACAAATCCGGTCGACAGCCGGACCGAAAGCTACATCACAGGGCGGATCGGATAA
- the phoU gene encoding phosphate signaling complex protein PhoU, which yields MKELNQHIASAFDRDLEGIQAKIMKMGGLAEAAIVNAAKSLETRDEELANQVRTGDAAIDALEESLNEEAARVIALRAPTASDLRIVLSVMRMSANLERIGDLSKNMAKRTTVLVQMQPIGGTTQSLRRMARDVELMLKDALDAYIQRDEALALDVIERDRDVDQMYNTLFREFLTFMLEDPRNITACMHLHFIAKNIERMGDHVTSIAEQVVFLTSGRKPDDIRIKDDRTSTDPRLSMEGLDGDEDSED from the coding sequence ATGAAAGAGCTCAACCAACATATCGCAAGCGCGTTTGATCGTGATCTTGAAGGCATACAAGCCAAGATCATGAAGATGGGTGGCCTTGCCGAGGCTGCCATCGTGAACGCGGCCAAGTCGCTGGAAACCCGCGACGAAGAGCTGGCCAATCAGGTGCGCACCGGCGATGCGGCCATCGACGCGCTGGAGGAAAGCCTCAACGAAGAGGCGGCCCGCGTGATCGCTCTGCGCGCGCCCACCGCGTCGGACCTGCGGATCGTCCTGTCGGTCATGCGCATGTCGGCCAATCTGGAACGGATCGGCGATCTGTCCAAGAACATGGCCAAGCGCACGACCGTGCTGGTACAGATGCAGCCCATCGGCGGCACGACGCAGTCGCTACGCCGGATGGCGCGCGATGTCGAACTGATGCTCAAGGACGCGCTGGACGCCTATATCCAGCGCGACGAGGCGCTGGCGCTGGACGTGATCGAACGCGACCGTGACGTCGATCAGATGTACAACACGCTGTTCCGCGAGTTTCTGACCTTCATGCTGGAAGACCCGCGCAACATCACGGCCTGCATGCATCTGCACTTCATCGCCAAGAACATCGAACGCATGGGCGATCATGTGACGTCGATTGCCGAACAGGTCGTGTTCCTGACATCGGGGCGCAAGCCGGACGACATTCGCATCAAGGATGACCGCACCTCGACCGACCCCCGCCTGTCCATGGAAGGGCTGGACGGCGACGAGGACAGTGAGGATTGA
- the phoB gene encoding phosphate regulon transcriptional regulator PhoB has protein sequence MAADQPTVLVVEDEAAQREVLTYNLEAEGFRVARAENGEEALILLDEENPDIIVLDWMLPNVSGIEVCRQIKTRPDTRNVPIIMLSARSEEVDRVRGLETGADDYVVKPYSVIELMARVRAQLRRTRPAAAGLRLEYQDIMLDSETHRVTRNDKSLKLGPTEFRLLTTFMEKPGRVWSREQLLDRVWGRDIYVDTRTVDVHIGRLRKALCQHGGGDPLRTVRGAGYALG, from the coding sequence ATGGCCGCAGATCAGCCGACAGTTCTGGTGGTCGAGGACGAAGCCGCCCAGCGTGAGGTCCTGACCTACAACCTCGAAGCAGAGGGGTTCCGCGTTGCGCGCGCCGAAAACGGCGAAGAGGCGTTGATCCTGCTCGACGAGGAAAACCCGGACATCATCGTGTTGGACTGGATGTTGCCCAATGTGTCCGGGATCGAGGTGTGCCGCCAGATCAAGACCCGCCCCGATACACGCAACGTGCCGATCATCATGCTCTCGGCCCGCTCGGAAGAGGTGGACCGGGTGCGTGGGTTGGAAACCGGGGCGGATGACTATGTGGTCAAACCCTATTCGGTGATCGAATTGATGGCGCGCGTGCGCGCGCAACTGCGCCGCACCCGCCCTGCGGCGGCGGGTCTGCGGCTGGAGTATCAGGACATCATGCTCGATTCCGAAACCCACCGCGTCACGCGCAACGACAAGTCGCTCAAGCTGGGTCCGACCGAATTTCGCCTGCTGACCACCTTTATGGAAAAGCCGGGCCGGGTCTGGTCGCGCGAGCAACTGTTGGACCGGGTCTGGGGGCGCGACATCTATGTCGACACGCGCACCGTTGACGTCCATATCGGGCGGCTGCGCAAGGCGTTGTGCCAGCATGGCGGCGGTGATCCACTGCGCACGGTGCGGGGCGCGGGCTACGCGCTTGGCTGA